One Synechococcus sp. PROS-9-1 DNA window includes the following coding sequences:
- a CDS encoding lipopolysaccharide assembly protein LapB, producing the protein MPGANRLQAVRDRWMIGLGLPLALITGWLVAQSLNQAPKANQQINHQLQSRVKPVEHPAKTKAPQTIEPEQKLEQLALSHPREWRWRLLLAQMKLQRGDRNGAGRELITLQALWPNRSEVKNLQLILDMGTKRQASALEQTSDRFKQAPKGQRLSLGLRLADLQRLSGQDIAAIATYRLIATESPERVQPLLALALLHRDKGQRQLSQKVLLSVRNRLSVNKQDKQALDQLAVRWQLDSFRKGEDRTPTRRATVLPPPPKARVETIPKP; encoded by the coding sequence TTGCCCGGCGCTAACCGACTACAGGCGGTTCGAGATCGATGGATGATCGGATTGGGACTTCCTTTGGCCCTGATCACAGGCTGGTTAGTAGCCCAATCACTCAATCAAGCTCCAAAGGCAAATCAACAGATCAATCACCAGCTGCAGTCCCGCGTCAAGCCTGTCGAACATCCAGCCAAGACAAAGGCTCCTCAAACCATTGAGCCAGAGCAAAAGCTTGAGCAACTCGCCCTCTCCCATCCACGCGAGTGGCGTTGGCGCTTGCTCCTGGCCCAAATGAAGCTCCAACGAGGTGATCGCAATGGAGCAGGGCGTGAGCTCATCACCCTTCAAGCCCTATGGCCCAATCGCTCAGAAGTAAAGAACCTCCAACTGATCTTGGATATGGGAACAAAGCGGCAGGCCTCCGCTTTGGAACAGACAAGCGATCGTTTCAAGCAAGCCCCCAAAGGTCAACGACTCTCTCTTGGATTGCGCCTTGCTGATCTGCAACGTCTCTCCGGACAAGACATCGCAGCCATCGCCACCTACCGCCTCATTGCCACAGAATCTCCAGAGAGGGTGCAACCTCTTTTGGCCCTTGCCCTTCTCCATCGAGACAAGGGACAGAGACAGCTATCGCAAAAGGTATTGCTCAGTGTCCGAAACCGTCTTTCAGTCAATAAACAGGACAAGCAAGCCCTCGATCAGCTAGCGGTGCGCTGGCAACTTGATTCCTTCCGAAAGGGAGAGGACAGAACGCCAACACGTCGCGCAACCGTGCTGCCCCCGCCTCCTAAGGCGCGGGTTGAGACGATTCCAAAGCCTTAA
- the xth gene encoding exodeoxyribonuclease III, protein MQIASWNVNSVRTRLDHVLNWLEHSEVDLLALQETKVDDPQFPLEPFRQRGYQVQFYGQKAYNGVALISRTPVEDVRMGFSAELIDDVQAEELSAQKRVISALIDGVRVVNLYVPNGSSLSSDKYSYKLTWLSCLERYLRAIETRDEPLCVVGDFNIGLEARDLPDPDRLSGGIMASDRERDALRAALGPDLQDAFRLFEPNSGHWSWWDYRSGAWDRDRGWRIDHVYLDETLRELARSCSIDKQERGRIQPSDHAPVVVDLAWELEDDEEAED, encoded by the coding sequence GTGCAAATCGCCAGCTGGAATGTCAATTCCGTGCGAACCCGACTGGATCATGTCCTGAATTGGCTTGAACACTCGGAGGTAGACCTGCTGGCATTGCAGGAAACCAAGGTGGATGATCCTCAATTTCCGCTAGAGCCTTTTCGCCAGAGGGGATATCAAGTTCAGTTTTACGGACAGAAGGCCTACAACGGCGTTGCACTGATCAGTCGCACACCCGTTGAAGACGTGCGCATGGGTTTCAGTGCAGAGCTCATTGACGATGTACAAGCCGAAGAGCTTAGTGCTCAAAAGCGCGTCATCAGCGCACTCATCGATGGCGTTCGAGTGGTGAATTTGTACGTCCCCAATGGATCGAGTCTCAGCTCGGATAAATACAGTTACAAACTCACCTGGCTGTCCTGTCTGGAGCGCTACCTCAGGGCCATTGAAACCAGAGATGAACCGCTGTGCGTGGTGGGAGATTTCAATATCGGTCTTGAAGCGAGAGACCTCCCTGATCCGGATCGTTTGTCCGGGGGGATCATGGCTTCAGATCGCGAACGGGACGCGTTAAGAGCGGCCTTAGGTCCTGATCTTCAGGACGCCTTTCGTCTGTTTGAACCGAACAGCGGCCATTGGAGCTGGTGGGATTACCGCAGTGGCGCTTGGGACCGAGATCGTGGCTGGAGAATCGATCACGTGTATCTCGATGAAACGCTTCGGGAGCTCGCGCGAAGCTGTTCGATCGACAAACAGGAACGGGGACGGATCCAACCCAGCGACCACGCACCTGTGGTGGTTGACCTGGCCTGGGAGTTAGAGGACGACGAAGAGGCTGAGGACTGA